A window of Micromonospora sp. WMMC415 genomic DNA:
GTTCGGTGTAGAGGCTCTCACCGGTGGCGATGGGAATGTCGATCGCCTGACGCAGGTGTGCGTACCCCTGGGTGTCGTCGGCGGGCAGCGGCTCCTCCAGCCAGTGGATGTCGAATGCGGACAGGGCCTTCGCCGCGCGACGGGCGGCGGGGACGTCCCACAGCTGGTTCGCGTCGATCATGAGCATCCGGTCGGGCCCGATGATGCGGCGTACCGTGGCGACCCGCTCGATGTCCTCGTCCAGATCGGGCCGGCCGACCTTGATCTTGAATCGGGTGTGTCCGGCCGCGACCCAACGGCGCGCCTGTTCCTCGAGCTCCGCCATCGGCAGGTGCCGGTTGACGCCGCTGGCGTAGACGGGCACCTGGTCACGTTGCCGTCCGATGAGGTCGACGAGGCTCGACCCCGCCCGCTTCGCCGCCAGGTCCCACAGCGCGATGTCCACGGCGGCGATCGCCAGGGTGGTGACACCACCGGCGCCCGCCTCGCGTAGCCGCCACCACAACCGGTCCCACACGGCGGCGGGCACCACCGGTCCGCCCTCGACGAACGGGCGGCAGTCCTCCTCGATCATCGTCTGGATGGCGAGGGCGCCGATCTGGGGGGTCCAGGTGAAGCCCTGTCCGACCAGGCCGTCGCTGCTCTCCAACTCAGTGACAATCAGGTACTGGCAGGTCACGTCGATGTCCCACGGTTGCGACATGGGCAGCCGGTACGTGCTGGCGGTCAGGCGGTGCACACGCATGAGGTCGTCCTTCCGCGTCGGGGACTGGTCGGCTGGCACGGGGCAGGATCTGCCCCCCGGCGTACCTGTCACACTGGCGTCCCGGCGGCTCTGATCTTCGGCGAGAGGTGACAGCTCGCGAGGTGTCCTGCATCGACCTCGGCGAGTGGCGGCACTTCACGGCAGACGGCTTCGGCAAAGCGGCAGCGGGGGTGGAAGCTGCACCCCGATGGCGGGTTCTTCGGGCTCGGGATCTCCCCGGGCAGCAGCAACCGCCGCCGTCCCTGCCGGCGATGCGGGTCGGGCTCGGACACCGAGTCGAGCAGGGCCCGTGTGTACGGGTGGGCCGGGGCATCCAGCACCTGCTCGGCGGGGCCGATCTCCGCGACCCGGCCGAGGTACATCACGGCCAGCCGGTCGGCCAGGTAGTCGACGATCCGCAGGTTGTGCGTGATGACCAGGTAGGTCAGGCCGTGGCTGGCCCGCAGCGAACGCAACAGGCTCAGGATCTTTGCCGCGGCGGACACGTCGAGGCCGGCCGTCGGCTCGTCCGCAACCAGGAAGTCGGGGTGCAGCGACAAGGCCCGCGCGATGCCGATCCGGCGCGCCTGCCCGCCGGAGAGCTCATGCGGGTACTTCTGTGCGAGCGCTGCCGACAGTTCGACCATCTCCAGCAGCTCAGCGACCGAGTAGCGCTGCTCTGCCGGCACGTCGTGAATCCGGTACGGCTCGCTGAGCAGCTCCGATACGCGAAGCCGCGGGGACAGGCTGCCGTGCGGGTCCTGGAAGATCATTTGCATCTTCGGCCGTAGTCGGCGGAACTCGGCTCCCCGAAGCCCGGTGATGTCCCGCCCCTGGAAGAAGATCTGCCCGTGTGTCGCGGGGGCCAGTCGCAGGATGGCGCGGCCCAGCGTCGTCTTGCCCGATCCGGACTCCCCCACGAGGCAGACCACCTCGCCGCGGCGGATGTCCAGGTCGACGCCGTCGACAGCGCGCACCGCACCAGGCTGCCGGCCGCGTAGGCGCTGGAACCACCACTGCCGGTCGACGTAGTGGGTCCGCAGCCCCCGGACGCTGACGATGGGGTCCGGCCGGTCGTGGTCGTTGGTCACGGCTGTTCCTTCCGCCCGGCGCTCGCCACGTTCGGCTGGCGCAGGTTGGCGTGCCCGGATTCGGCGTCGTAGAGGCGGCAGCGCACCCGCTGCCCCGTCACCTCGACGTATCGGGGCCGCTGCTCTTCGCAGCGGGGTTCGGCGTGCGCGCACCGGTTCGCGAACGCGCAGCCTTCGGGCAGCTCGGCGAGGGACGGCACCCGTCCCGGGATCGTCGGGAGCTCGGACCCTCGCCACCGCCGCGACGGGACGGACGCCAGCAGCGCTTCGGTGTAAGGGTGCCGCGGATGGTCGAACAGGTCCGTCACCGTGGCCGCCTCGACGGCCCGCCCGGCGTACATCACCACGACCCGGTCGCACATCTGGGCCACGACCCCGAGGTCATGGGTGATGAACAGGATGGCGGTCCCGCGTTCGTCGCGCAGGTCGCACAGCAACTGAAGGATCTGTGCTTCGAGGGTCACGTCCAGCGCCGAGGTGACTTCGTCGGCGATCAGCAGCGCCGGTTCCAGCAGGAGCGCCATCGCGATCATGATGCGCTGGCGTTGACCACCGGAGAACTCGTGCGGGTACGACCGGAGGCGGGCCGCCGAGTCGGGAATACCGACCCGCTCCAGCATCTCGACGATGCGGCGCCGAGCCGCCGCGCGGTCCGCCCGCGCCGGGGAGTGGGCGCGCAGCACATCGCGCATCTGGCTGCCGATCGTCAGGGTGGGGTTGAGGCTCGTCAGCGGATCCTGGAAGACCATGGAGATCTCGCTGCCCCGCAGCCGCCTGCGCTCTTCCGGCCCCAGCGTGAACAGGTCGCGTCCCCGGTAGAGCGCCCGCCCGCCGGTCACCTCGCCGTTCGGGGGCAGCAGCCCGAGGAGCGCGGCCGACAGGGTCGACTTGCCGCAGCCCGATTCCCCGACGATGCCGATGATCTCGCCTGGGCGGGCCGTGATGGTCACGTCCTGCAGGGCGGCGAGGGCGCGCCCCTGCGAGTGGTACGTGACGTCCAGACCGTCGACCTCGAGCAGGTACGGGTCGTTGATGCGAGCGTCATCGGTCATAGCGCAACCCCTTGGCTCCGGAGAGGCGTGGATCGGAGACATCGCGCAGGGTTTCGCCGAGCGTGGTGAACCCGATGGTGGTCAGCACGAGCGCCAGTGCCGTCCAGAGCACGGCCCACGGCGCCTCGTACACGTCTGCGAAGCCGTCGCTCAGGATGACGCCCCACGACGGCGTCGGCGGCTGTACGCCCATGCCGAGGAACGACAGGCCCGCCTCGACCGTGATGGCGCTCGGGATGTTCATCGCCAGCAGGATGAACAGCGGCGCGATGACGTTGGGCAGCACGTGTACGCCGATGATCCGCAGGGTGCTGGCGCCCAGGGACCGTTCGGCCTCGATGAACGGGCTCTGCCGCAGGGCGAGGACGGATGCCCGGGTCACGCGTGCCGACTGCGGTGCGAAGGTGATGGCGACGACGATGACGAGGTTGGTCAGCGAGGGGCCGAGCACAGCGACGAGCACCAGCGCGAGCACGACCGACGGGAACGCCTGGATCGTGTCCATGAACACGACCACCGCGTTGTCCACCCACCCGCCCAGGTACCCGGCGACGAGCCCCAGTAGGAGTCCGAGCACGAGTGCGGCGCAGACGGCGGGGAGTGCCACGGCGAGTTCGACGCGGACGCCGAGCAGGATTCTCGACAGCAGGTCCCGGCCGAGCCCGTCGGTGCCGAGCAGGTGGCTGCCGGACGGGCCCTGGAGCCGGTTGGGGATGTCCTGTACCGCTCCGTCGTAGGGAACGATGTACGGGGCGAACACGGCGACGAGCACGAGTGCGGCGACGACCGCCATGCCGAAGGCGCCGGCGGGGCGCCGGACAAGGCGCCCGAGCAGCGGACGTACGCCTGTCGAGGGGCGCGTCTCCAGGTCGGGTGCGGAAGCGATGGTCACGTCAGGCTCCTACCGCAGAGTCCTCGACACGGATCCGTGG
This region includes:
- a CDS encoding ABC transporter permease, translated to MTIASAPDLETRPSTGVRPLLGRLVRRPAGAFGMAVVAALVLVAVFAPYIVPYDGAVQDIPNRLQGPSGSHLLGTDGLGRDLLSRILLGVRVELAVALPAVCAALVLGLLLGLVAGYLGGWVDNAVVVFMDTIQAFPSVVLALVLVAVLGPSLTNLVIVVAITFAPQSARVTRASVLALRQSPFIEAERSLGASTLRIIGVHVLPNVIAPLFILLAMNIPSAITVEAGLSFLGMGVQPPTPSWGVILSDGFADVYEAPWAVLWTALALVLTTIGFTTLGETLRDVSDPRLSGAKGLRYDR
- a CDS encoding ABC transporter ATP-binding protein, encoding MTDDARINDPYLLEVDGLDVTYHSQGRALAALQDVTITARPGEIIGIVGESGCGKSTLSAALLGLLPPNGEVTGGRALYRGRDLFTLGPEERRRLRGSEISMVFQDPLTSLNPTLTIGSQMRDVLRAHSPARADRAAARRRIVEMLERVGIPDSAARLRSYPHEFSGGQRQRIMIAMALLLEPALLIADEVTSALDVTLEAQILQLLCDLRDERGTAILFITHDLGVVAQMCDRVVVMYAGRAVEAATVTDLFDHPRHPYTEALLASVPSRRWRGSELPTIPGRVPSLAELPEGCAFANRCAHAEPRCEEQRPRYVEVTGQRVRCRLYDAESGHANLRQPNVASAGRKEQP
- a CDS encoding ABC transporter ATP-binding protein is translated as MRAVDGVDLDIRRGEVVCLVGESGSGKTTLGRAILRLAPATHGQIFFQGRDITGLRGAEFRRLRPKMQMIFQDPHGSLSPRLRVSELLSEPYRIHDVPAEQRYSVAELLEMVELSAALAQKYPHELSGGQARRIGIARALSLHPDFLVADEPTAGLDVSAAAKILSLLRSLRASHGLTYLVITHNLRIVDYLADRLAVMYLGRVAEIGPAEQVLDAPAHPYTRALLDSVSEPDPHRRQGRRRLLLPGEIPSPKNPPSGCSFHPRCRFAEAVCREVPPLAEVDAGHLASCHLSPKIRAAGTPV
- a CDS encoding mandelate racemase/muconate lactonizing enzyme family protein, coding for MRVHRLTASTYRLPMSQPWDIDVTCQYLIVTELESSDGLVGQGFTWTPQIGALAIQTMIEEDCRPFVEGGPVVPAAVWDRLWWRLREAGAGGVTTLAIAAVDIALWDLAAKRAGSSLVDLIGRQRDQVPVYASGVNRHLPMAELEEQARRWVAAGHTRFKIKVGRPDLDEDIERVATVRRIIGPDRMLMIDANQLWDVPAARRAAKALSAFDIHWLEEPLPADDTQGYAHLRQAIDIPIATGESLYTERQFRDLLVAGGCDFVQPNVCRVGGITPFLRITRLARTFDIPVMPHLLPDISGQLALCLPLPALVEDIDSASFDALSALSRPSGVTLTSDGVRADTPAGHGLAFATDRLTRVTGTSRP